In Chiroxiphia lanceolata isolate bChiLan1 chromosome 7, bChiLan1.pri, whole genome shotgun sequence, the DNA window GAAGAACAGATAGGTTTTCAATGTTAAATTGCCATTTTATGTACTATGAAACACTGGttagaaaaaaagttacaggaAACCTTGAAGGGATGTTGTTTAGGGTTAAAGCTACTCTCCCACTGCCTGTATATACCACTAAATTGTGTGCATTTCTTGCTGACTTGTCTGTTTTACAGGAGAACACGATGGGATTTTATGAAACTCATAAATGTTCTTGTTTTCAAACAGCCTTCAGTAAATCCTGCTCCCAACCGAGTCATGAGGCGGGTCAGCTCGGTCCCATCCAGGGCACAGTCTCCCTCCTACGTGGTCAGCACCGGCGTGTCCCCGTCGCGGGGGTCGCTGCGGACGTCCCTGGGGAGCGGGTACGGTTCTCCCGGCGTGGCCGAGCAGAGATCCCTGGCTTCCCACGGGTACTCCTCCACCACCCTGCCCGTGCAGCGGGCGGCGTCCCCGTACGCCCACAGGCCCGCGTCCCCCTCGGCCGTGCGGCGCGTCGGCTCGCTCACGGCCCGCCAGGCAAACCCCAACGGCGGCGCCTCCCAGTACCAGACCGTGGGCAGAGTGGGCTCTCCTCTGGCCCTCGCCGACGTGCAAACCAGAGTGGGTTCTCCGTCCCAAACTCAGCTGGGATCCTCCTCCCCGAAGCGCTCCGGCATGACGGCGGTTCCGCAGCACTTGGGAACGACGCTGCAGAGGACAATCCATGACGTTGAGCAGTACGGACAGCAGTATGAAATCTATGAGAGGATGGTCCCCCCGCGGCCCGACAGCCTCACAGGTGAGTGACAGGTAAAACTCAGCACAAATCAGAGCGGTACAAAACCCGGGTGTCGTGGGTGAAACGTTGTAGCACTGGGACATAACTGCGGTGGATGTGTCAAATCAGTTGTAAATACTGCTCTCAGACACTGTATCAATCACAAGTTCCCCCTGAATACTGGCTTTCTCTGTGATTGCTAACAGGCATTGAATTAAATCCGATTATTTAAGTTGCTGAGTGAAATTGTCAGTCTTCCAGAGGCATGTCAGCATTTTCAAAGATAAAGTACATCTAAATGTGTGTGCAGGCTGTACATAAAGTAAGAGATACTAGCCTGGAACTAGTGTTATGTCTAgttctttcttaaaatatgtaACTTAGTACTGCTGAATATTAGTCTTATTTTCCACTAATATTTCTTGACTATCTCATACTTCAAGTTAAATATAGGGTAACCATTTTAATACTAGCTTAAAATAAAGCCCTAAAAGGTAGAATCTATTAATCTGAGAGGCAATTCTTATAAAGATGCAATTACTCTACATTTTaagttgtgtgtgtgttactGGTTTGGTTCTGACCCTCATCTGAATGAGCACAGACAAGGTGATTTTCCAATCACGTGCCCTTTTGAACGAATGGCGatgtctgttttttcttttaaactgtcACACTGCAGGAAACTCCAAAATGCTCTCATTCCTCAGCAAAAGGTATATCTTGTCCCTCACCGCTGTTTGCAAGGCATAATAATCTGCCAGTTTGATAAGAGGGTGGGAATGAGTTTGATGGGAAAGGCTGTTCAGTGGTGTAAATGTGTGCAGGCTAGGACTGCATCATTTCTGGTGTAACAGCAATCTTgcactttcaaaatattaacaAGGTACTTTACAAATACCACTACTTGGGAATATCACCTTGTCTAAATAGGTGAACTGATAGATCTTTAGAAAAATAGTTATCGGGATAATGAATCAGTAATTCAGAAACAGACACTTTAAATGTGATGTTTTCAGAATGAAGGAAGTAATTAGCAACATGGTAGTCAAGCTGAGAGAGCATCTTCTTTTATAGCCATCTAAACTGTAATCTTTGCAGAAAACTCGAAATACCCTAACTTCCCTGTGCTTTGTGTTACAAACTGAGTAAGAATCCCTTAGTATTATTAAAAAACTCCTACATTGTCTAGGATAAATTAGTTTTCATGTTCCTTTAGAGGGAGCAGTTCAATATAACACCCGAAATCTGAAACTCAAATTTGTAGATGATCAGTTTTCTGAGAGGACATTTGGAAGTGGGAAAGGTTGGTGCTGTTGCAACCTTCAGTATAACCCAGAGCTCTTCCCTGCTGTGTaagcaggaggagaggatggATATGTGATCAGctcctctcttccttctgtgCTTGCAGTCTCCATTTCCATGGGGTGCATGTTCTGGGAGAACGGTTAGAGGTGAGTGTCTTCCCAGGAGAAGGCACTGTCACCTGGAGCTGTGGGCCCAGCTGTCCCCTTTGCCTGTTCTCATCACCTGTAGATGTGTTTTCTTAGTGATGGCCTAAAGGCTCCCTTGCAGACactgtggcagagcaggtgtGTGATTTGGGGGGGAAATACTCAGATGCAGGATACATTTGGTTATCCGTCACTGCTCCATTGTACTTTTGAAGTTGTTCTGTAATCTCCGTCATTTTGTCACCCTTGCAAAGTTCACTTTGCATGTTCTGTTACTGTGATAGCTGCCAGAGCTTTAGTGCCTGCAGGGGTAATGCCAACATGGACAAGGCTGTATACATTTATATGTATACATTGCATGAAATACTAATATATAGCAAGGTGAAAACAAAGATCTAACCCAGCTGCAGCATAGCTATGTGTATATACTCACATCACAGGCTATTTAGACCTTTATAAAGACTTTTCTCCATGTGCTTACATCTCTACTGCCACTACTGAGCAGATGTTTGCTCTTACTGCTGTGGACTGTTTCAGTTTCAGGATTACAACCCCCTCTaggctgtgccctgtgccctctGTCACAATGGGATTTCTGTCAGGTCCACACTTACCCTGTCATTGCTGAACCTGTGCACTGCACGTGCTGGCTCAGCTTTTATTCCAAATCACGTGAAATGGTTTAGACTTTCAACTGTAaatgctaccaaaaaaaaaatgagttggAAAACTTCAAGTTGTCAGTGTCTTTTTGTcaaagaaatgctgctttgtCAGTGAGTCTTTCAGTATGGGTCATTTAATAATGgcaaaaaaagtaatgaataaATCTTTGTGACTGTAGATATAACCGACACCTTTTGTTGGTGAAGGAAGAAAGATCCTGCCAGCTAGATTCTTTTGGGTTGGAGAGGGGCCATGCCGATGTTTCCCTGTGCTTGGTTGCAGGCCTGAGGAGCTCGTACGcgagccagcacagccagctggggcaggagctgcgCCCCGCGGTGTCCCCGGACATGCACATCACCCCCATCTACGAGGGCAGGACGTTCTACAGCCCCGTGTTCCGCAGCCCCAACCACGGCACCGTCGAGCTGCACCACGGCTCCCAGGCCGCCCTGTTCCGCACCGGCTCCGGTGGGTGACGGCCACGGGCTCTGCCCGAGCCCCGCGTCCCACACACGGGGAtagaggagagcagggctcagATAGGTAATACCAGTGCAAAGGAAGAACTAGAGGGGATCAATTAATGGAGATAAAGCCAGGTTTGAAGGACTTAAAATAACCAGCGGGAATTAAAAGGCTTTGGCGATGTTTGCGGGGAATGCCTGGGGCGATCTCTCAGTGTCAGCCCGGGGTCAGAGCGTGTTCTGTTTGATATCGCACGCTCAGGTACATCTGAGATAAGCGTATTTCATGACACACGGGATTTATTGCTTCCTCTTGCATTCCCTGTGCATCGCTCTCTTATGAATTGAGTTGGTGCATCGGTTTTTTATTCATCAATACAGTGAAATGAGAGCTTGCCACTAAAATTACCTACTGCAtctttcacagtaaaaatacCGTTCTACCCAACTTCTCAGCAAAGGGTAATGGTaaatgctgcagctgaggaTTGTCTGTGGAAACTGAGATATTCCTCTAGTACCTCACAGAATTGCTACTCATGTATTTTGAAGAGCACAGGCATTAGATTAGTACtaggatttattttctgcaggGAGAAATCTAATGTATGTTGCAGTGCAGTTTGTTCTTTAAGGTTGATTAAAAATTTGTATAGTGATTTCAAAAAACTCTCAAAATATTAGAGTGAGTTAGTTAAGTAACTCCAGAAAAAATTATAGAGAACTGGCCAATTCATGTCATGTTTTCACACACttgaaaatggctttttaatgCTTGCTAATACCAAGAGAATGAAGTGCTGAATGAGGCACCAGTTTTTGCAGTTCTTCTGCTTTCTACAACCTACAGTAAATGGAGTTTGTCAGAATGTGCCAATGAGGAAATATAATTAGAAAttggaattctttttttccttgtctacTTAATACCACTTACCTTGAAAGAACAAAAGCCACAACAACAGCTCTGTTCAGTCAGGGAGATGCATGTTCCTGTTCCTGAACTGCCCGGCCTCATCTTCATCCTCTTGTTACCTTTTGTTAGGGAAAATGTTTGTGTAGTTGGGAAAAGCAAAGTATCTATTATACTATTATATAGTATAAACAATAAACAATGTAAATTTTTGTTTacttacttttcctttttggtgTAGTTGGTGAATTGATGTTATAAactttgaaaacacttttcacCCTGATTTCTACTTGTTGACACTTTAAATACTTGTTGAGGCAAGCTGAGGCACAAGCCTGATCCCACCAAACTTCTCATTCTGTAACTAACCTCTCCACCTTCCCTGGGACGctgaggaatttctccctgaaaTCTGACGGCAGCTTCCCATGTGGAACTGTGCACATTTTCAAGGCCAATGTTTTATTGCTTGCACTGGTAACTAGATGTGGCCCCTTCTGTTCAGCAGAGCTTTGTTACCCGGTTGGTTTTGACACTGTTCTGTCCTAGGCGTGGGCAACCTGCAGCGCTCCTCCAGCCAGCGTAGCACCCTCACATACCAAAGAAACAACTACGGGCTGCCCGCGGCGTTCGCGGAGCCGCTGCGGGCGGTGCCGTTCCGGCTGCCCGAGCCCGGCTACGGCCGCGCCCTGCCCGCGCCCGACGGCGGCACCACGCGCTCCCCCTCCATCGACAGCATCCACAAGGACCCCAGGCAAGTCTCACCGCACGCGGCACCCCGCGCCGCAGTTTGCCATGGCTTAGTCCGTCACGACTCGTCAGCGACTCAGATCTGTGCCTTTATAGCCAAAATAACAAACACGGGCTGCCCCTTGCAGTCAGAAAGAGCAGCTGTTACGCATTTtgttattacatttttcttccgtgCTTATTTTCATGGAGAAGTTATTACAGGAAATAGTAACAACTTTAATGATATTTGACTGGATTATTCCACATATTTTTAGTAAGTCTACAGAGTAACCTGTAATACTGTGGTGAGCTTTTTCATTGTATGAATGAGAATTGGGGCTTGAAAATTCAAAAGTACAGACCTAATTTTTTTGAATGAATTTTTCATGAGCAGCCTGCTTAAATATCAAAACAAAGTAAGTTTAGAAATCATTTATAAATGTGGCATTTTGAAAGTGaacacatgtattttttaaatgattacTGCTTTGTTGTTGGAAATGTCTGTGCACAGTGTGGGCCACTGGCAAGGGTAGTGTTGTCATTGCCATTTACTATAGACACTGTGCACTGAAACCTTGTATTTGAACCTGGGGGTATCAAAGCCCAGGCCATGCACAGCTTGGAGGGGTTTATGGCACTGTGTATGTTCAGTGTGGGTTTGGGATTGGTAGGAATTCTGGTCCCTCCTCAGATTGCTGGTCACTGAGGCAGCTCCCAGGCAATCCTTGGCTGTGGAAGCACATTGCACATCCTGCTGGTTCAGAGGGAGCAGGAAGTggggcagctgctcctgcaggagctgggctcaGCTATGCCTTGGGGGCTGTCCTAGGGGCATGCTGGGCACCAGGGAAACCTGGAGCAGAGATGGTGAGAGGGAGCCTCACACTGAATCCCTGGTCCTGCCTACAGTGTGTTGTAGCACTGGGCACTTCCTCCAGCCCGGGGCTGTCCTGCCATCTTGACAATAAAAGCACTGCTTTAATGGATTTTGTTATTCTATTTATTGGTGGAAAttcatatatttaattattttaatagataTTGAGGGCCTGGATTAATTTCATTCAACTGAGTGCTACATTCATCCAAATGATGTTAATAGGATAATCCTAGCTCTAAGTAAAAACTTGCTGGCTGACTGCTCTGGCATGTGGCAGGAAGAGTTACTTATAACAGGGGTGCTTCACATTCATAGCAAGGAACTTTAAAGAAATTCTGACTCAGTTGTCACTGCTGATGCACCTTCTTAGCTTGTAATCTCCCAGTGGAATAGCTTCCACTTAATCTGTTCCAGTTTCCTATGTGCACatggtgctgtgccaggggccAGAGAAGCAGGTTACACAGCCCCAGAGTGGGCTGTTGGGAAGCACCACTCTGGAATGAGAGGGAAAGCTACTAGTTTTACTAGAAAGGCAGTTTTCCCTAAGATTTTCCTATCATTAGTATGGAGAAATAAACCTTGGAGTTGTTGAGCAGTTCAAAGTGGGCACAGAACTGAGCTTCCTCTTTGGGTGAGTCCTGGGAAGACTTCACTGGCCAGGCCAACATTAGCCTTGGAACAACTCCCCAGGTACTGTTCTCAGAACATATTtggctcttttcttttttaatttacttgGATTTTTGAACATGGGAAAACTTGAGATACTACTTCATCCCCCCCCCAGTCCTCCTTTACAGAAGGCAGATTGCCCAACAACTATTAATTGACTATATTTCTATATCTGTGAATTGGACATGGGTGTGTTTCATGACTTTTCTAGGATTGGTCTGCACAAAATTATGATGGTTTAATGAagggtattttattttaataattttaaatttacagtCCCTGAATAACTCAGATCAAACAAACTTCTTGCACCTGATCCTGCCGATGACACTTCAGGGTGTGCAGGTTTTAATTGGTTTCAGCTTAGGAAGAACATTGAGCACCAACAGAAAAATGTTGTGGAAGAGATGACCCTGAGCAGCACTGTTGAGGGGGTATCAGTTGCattatataattaatttttgggATATTTATGTAGGTTGAAGCATTTGAGTTGGCGTAACTTTAGtgtatatttgtatttgtgtgGTCCACAAGCCAAGGGAAGCTCCATGGATATAGTGTCCTTGTCCAGTTAGAAGACTAAAAGGTGATGTGACTCGTTATCCCAATGTACCTGGTTTTCCTCCTTGCCCTGGTACTCCAGAACAAAACTGGAATTGTTGACAAGATGTTCCTGCACTTAGTGAACACGCTGTGTTTGGGGGTAATGCCTTCTCTGCACTGTGCTCTCCATGCAGGGAGTTTGCGTGGCGGGATCCGGAGCTGCCCGAGGTGATCCACATGCTGCAGCACCAGTTCCCGTCGGTGCAGGCCAACGCGGCTGCCTACCTGCAGCACCTGTGCTTCGGGGACAACAGGGTCAAAACAGAGGTatgtgctcctgcagcacctgtgCTTTGGGACAGCAGGGTCCAAACAGAGGtatgtgctgcctgtgcccctggCACGGGGCAAGCACACCAGGCCTCGCCTCTGCTCGTGGGTTTCAGCACATGGTGTTTGTGACCTCGTGTTTCTGGGTGTGCCACATGCATGCTAATATTGCAGTACCTGCAGATGTGTCgttacacacatacacaaacacaaatTTTTCCTATCATAAGAGCTGCATGGGAATTCTATGGAAATCTTTTACCTCAAAGTCGTGTAATCCAGCAGAACTGTAAAGTTTGTTTGCCAGAGCCTGGCTTTGTGTAACCAGGTGATGACTGGAGACTAGAACAACCAGGAGCTCTAGAAGGCTTTCACTGTTTTTGATCAGTGTCTTAAGGCATCATAGGGAATGAGTGATCTGTCAGGCAAAGGAAAGGAGTCTAATCCTAGAAATACGTAGAGGACAGTGTTTATGTAACTATGATGTGGGGGAGGGATACATCTGGGTGAATATTAAGAGTGTTGTTGAAATTTCTAGAAACTTTTCACTTGAAGAACTACTGtttttgcagagcagctgtgagctGTTGGTCTGAAggaatttgttttttcattcacatcctatgtgtgtgtgtgttatctGTTCTTTTCAGTATAAATTTTGTTTATGTTAATAAAATGCTGGTGCAACTTTTATAAGAAGATAGCCCAACATAATTCACTATTGCTGGGAGGCAGATGAAGAAGTAGTGGTGGTTTTGATGTTCTGGTGATGATCACTGTGATAATCAGCACTTATTTCTAATATTCCCTAAAAAATTTTCTGAGATATaggaaattactttaaaaactgcattGCTGGGAAACAATTAAAGCAGTAAGTGTTCTCTGAACACAGCAAGTGACTGAAAATGCCCCTCAGTCTTTGCAATGGCGGGGGGCTTCCCAGGAATTCCGGTCCCATGTAACAGTCAAGTCAGGAAGGTTTAGCAGCTGTTTCTTCTGGAAGTGGAATGGGATGTACGGTTCCCATAAAAACAAAAGGCTTTTACGTCTGTGGAGTGAGATGGGTGAGATCAGTGGGTGCTGATGGTCCTGACATTCTACTTTCCAGGTCTGTAGGCTGGGAGGAATCAAGCACCTGGTAGATCTCCTGGATCACAGAGTGCTGGAGGTTCAGAAGAATGCCTGTGGTGCGCTGAGGAACCTGGTTTATGGGAAGTCTACTGACGAGAACAAAATAGCCATGAAGAACGTGGGAGGGATCCCGGCCCTCCTGCGGCTGCTGAGGAAGTCGGTCGATGCCGAGGTCAAGGAGCTGGTAACAGGTGAGCTGGTTGATCCCTCCTGGATCGTGTCCTTCCTCTGAggctcctccctcccccaggcAGTGCCAAGCACTCACAGTGTGTGTGATTTTCCTGACGTGGCTGTCAGGCAGACACGGGGCAACTGGAGCTGGCACTTGGATTGACACACACTCGAGTATCACCTAAGCAGGGAGCAGAAACTCCTCACCTTCCACATGCAGAGGTGCTGGGGCCAGCAGGGATCTGCTGAGATGGGTAAATGGCCTCAGCAGTCCTTGGTCCAGAGCTGTTTGTGTGGGGATTGTTCACTCTTACACAGTGATGGAAGTCACAGTTAATGGCTGTTGAAAAATAGCTTCTGGGAAATTTCCCCTCTACCTACGGTCTCAGGCTGTCTCTTTGGACCTGGGCAGATGATTCCATAACAGCTCAATACTTGCTTTTCAGTGTACCTCCACAACCATGAGGAACAAAGAGGCATCCCAAATTACCCTGTAATCTGTTACCTTAATACAGCATTCCACCAGCTCCTAATATCACTTTCCTTGTCTGTGAATGGAAACCTCCCAGATTATAACTGCCTTTACCTTCCATGTTTATTTGTAATAAGCACTAAATTTGGTCCCAATTATCTTAAAATAAGAACCTAGAAATAATCAGGTTGTGTCCTCATTTTAAGGTGAAGGCTGAAGGGCTGTGTAACATACAGCTCTGCTTCAGGGTGAGCAGCTGAAGTCTTCTCCCAAATTAAGAGACagagggtcctgggggagctTTTGCCTTCACATACTGAACTCAGTAAATAAATCATTAATCACTCAACTGATCTGCCTCTGTGTGAGTCCAGCCTCTGGGCAGATTTGGCCTTGGGTACTCAGTGGGACTCCCATGATTTGCTCCCAGGCTAATCCCCACGGAGAAGATAATATTTGCACAAGTGTAATGGGCTTCTTGGAGGAATTTTTATGATAAAACCCAGCACCACAACTTCAGAGggtacttttctttaaattatattttaatttcccagTTGATAATCAATTCTCTTTTGTTACTGAAGTCTTACTGTACAGGAGCTGCAGCTAAGAATcataaataatacttttaaCATGGCTCTAAAATGGCTCTGTGGTGGTATCAAAAGTATGAAGAATCCCCGAGCACTTTAAAATGTGCAGCATTCATTGTTGGTAGGTCTTTTTTCTTTAGGGAGTAGTTTTGTACATAGTTTAATCATATCCAGAAAATTGTCTTACAGGACTAATTTTGCAGGTGCCATTTCTGTGGAAGTGCCTTTTACATCCACTCTTTAGCCAGCTCTGTAGCAGGGCTGCACTACCCTTGTGTGTGAGCTGAACCCCGAGAGCAGGAGCTCTAGGAACCCCTGTGGGACACAGGAGGAACTTCAGCTGCCTGTAACCAGAAATCAAGACAAAAGCAATCAGTAAATCTCCTCATGTCTGTATTCTCCCATGGAGCCCCTTAATTAGAGGGGCTTCTCTTAGCCCCCCTCAAGAGAAGACAACGAGGTGTCTCATGCAAAGATTtgtctttcttatttttgtgtGGCTGTATTAAAAACTTTTGCTGTCTTATAAACTTTCATTTTTGTGAACTCCTGTAGCATTTGCTGTCTGGTCCCCTCCTagtttatttctgaagaaatggaTGTTCAAGATCTAGTCACAGGGGAACCCAAGTGGTTTGGGCAGCTGTTGAGGGGCTGTTGAGAAGCTGCTGCCGGCCGGGTTTGCCGAGTGTGCATGGCCACGCAACCGCACAATCAGGAAAATACTGTGTGTGAGGGAAGTATTTTGAGTAAGATCAGTACCTGGTGAGACTTTGGATGAACTTTATGCTGTGTTTTATGATGAAAAAGAGGATTCAATGCTGTGTTTAGCATATTGTTTGCATATACAGTTCTGCTGGTGACTTATGTATCTGGATGTAACATACAGAGATTGTGCAGGGCAGGGAACTAGGGATTTGTGCCCAAGGATAAAAGATGGATGGCAGTTCCATATGGCTGGTGGGTCAATGGAACACGCTCTGGACTTGCTGTTgtttccaggaagaaaattttttacaTCCACTCTGCTCTTCAGTACCTGATTTCCCGGCGTACAGTGCGAGGGAGCAGGAATATCAGGGCAGGCCATTCTTATCATTGGAAAAACCCCCATACCCTCCTCTGCTGTTCCACAttgctttcctcctttttggATGATGGCTTTCCAAGTTCTGCCTGCTCTAGAATCACACCACATATTTAAAGTGATGTCTTTTAAGTTTGAATGTTGCTTCATGTTTGTTTGCCAAGTGTCTGCTGACTTTACTGCAATGGAAATCTCTTCTAAGGGGTTCTCTGGAACTTGTCTTCGTGTGATGCTGTGAAGATGACAATCATTAGAGACGCTCTGTCCACGCTGACAAACACTGTGATAGTGCCCCACTCGGGATGGAACAGCTCCTCCTTTGACGATGatcataaaattaaattccagaCTTCCCTGGTTCTGCGCAATACAACAGGATGCCTGAGGTATCTGCTCTTCTAGAAGGCTCCCTTTTAAAGACTAGTCATGTTGTCCAGGTCCTTTTCATACcatagttttaaaaacagaagagttGTTTTATTCTATGAATTACAAAATTCCATCATTTAGGCAGCTTTTCCaattgttcttctttttttctgttaaaaaatacGAAAATTACCAAGTTAGTCACTAAGAGTTACTGACCGATGAATTACCAATCAGCTACATCAACACCTTCTGCAAACTGTCTAATAAATGGTTGTCTGTCCTTGCCTACACCACGTTCCTTGGTTATTCCAACCCTCAGGAACCTGAGCTCCGCCGGGGAGGAGGCGCGGAAGCAGATGAGGTCCTGCGAGGGGCTGGTCGACTCGCTGCTCTACGTGATCCACACCTGTGTGAACACCTCGGACTACGACAGCAAGGTGTGTGCACGGCTCACCTACAGATGGGATGGTGCTGAGTGTCTGCTGGGATCTCTGGGCTTTGTGTGGCCCAGCTGAGCACGGTGGTGTCCATGCCCGACTGGCATCGCTCCCCAGCCCTGGTTGGGAGGCACAGCCAAActcagctgcacagcacagcatcacTCCTCGTTTGCAGCCGTGCTGCAGAAGTCATGCctcaataaaataataataagctcttgtgcttttcattttcagaatacTAAAGAATAAGCCACTATAGCAGAGACCACTGTTATAAGTATTGTCAGATTTAAGAGAGATTgcagttttcccagagaaacagcCCAAGCACTGCCCAGAGCCCAGCATTAGAATTTAGAGCTTGTGCTCCCAGCACCTTTTCGCCTCTGCTGgactggtttggtttggtttgtctCTGTGTGAGAAAGAACTGGTGACAAGGCATCTCTCTGATTTGGTTCAGACAGTGGAGAACTGTGTGTGCACCCTGAGGAACCTTTCCTACCgcctggagctggaggtgccccaggcACGGCTGCTGGGAATCAATGAGCTGGATGACTTGCTGGGAAAGGAGTCACCCAGCAAAGACTCGGAGCCAagctgctgggggaaaaaaaaaaagaagaaaaaaaaaacttcccaGGAGGATCAGGTTTGCGTTTTCCTTGTACTGCCAGTGCCTCAGATGGGGTTTGGCTCACGGTGGGGGAGGACGTATCTTGATGAAAATGATCCTGTGCTGAATAAAAATGGAGGTTTTGTGTTGTTACAAATCTGTGTTCCTTTCTCAGTGGGACGGAGTTGGCCCTATCCCAGGATTTTCCAAGTCTCCTAAAGGGGTGGAGATGCTCTGGCACCCATCGGTGGTGAAGCCGTACCTGACACTTCTGGCAGAGAGCTCCAACCCAGCCACTctggagggctctgcaggaTCTCTCCAGAACCTCTCTGCAGGCAACTGGAAGGTATGGGaattcttcctcctcttcctctccttgtaCTCTGGTTGCTTTTTCTGATAAGATCTTGGAGTGTGTTTGGGGGGAATATGCAATTTTCTCACGTGCACCTGAGCGTTCCC includes these proteins:
- the PKP4 gene encoding plakophilin-4 isoform X1 translates to MPAPEQSPMVEEGLPQTAQETSTGPGMEPEATATTILASVKEQELQFQRLTRELEVERQIVANQLERCRLGAESPSVASTSSTEKSFPWRSSDPPPTGVSKPQVSEGVHTNAYDIRTEAEQGTLYSPEQTSLHESEGSVGNSRSSTQMNSYSDSGYQEISSFHNSQNLSKSELRQQHSLVGPTNNHVVRSSRAEGQTSVQPSVNPAPNRVMRRVSSVPSRAQSPSYVVSTGVSPSRGSLRTSLGSGYGSPGVAEQRSLASHGYSSTTLPVQRAASPYAHRPASPSAVRRVGSLTARQANPNGGASQYQTVGRVGSPLALADVQTRVGSPSQTQLGSSSPKRSGMTAVPQHLGTTLQRTIHDVEQYGQQYEIYERMVPPRPDSLTGLRSSYASQHSQLGQELRPAVSPDMHITPIYEGRTFYSPVFRSPNHGTVELHHGSQAALFRTGSGVGNLQRSSSQRSTLTYQRNNYGLPAAFAEPLRAVPFRLPEPGYGRALPAPDGGTTRSPSIDSIHKDPREFAWRDPELPEVIHMLQHQFPSVQANAAAYLQHLCFGDNRVKTEVCRLGGIKHLVDLLDHRVLEVQKNACGALRNLVYGKSTDENKIAMKNVGGIPALLRLLRKSVDAEVKELVTGVLWNLSSCDAVKMTIIRDALSTLTNTVIVPHSGWNSSSFDDDHKIKFQTSLVLRNTTGCLRNLSSAGEEARKQMRSCEGLVDSLLYVIHTCVNTSDYDSKTVENCVCTLRNLSYRLELEVPQARLLGINELDDLLGKESPSKDSEPSCWGKKKKKKKKTSQEDQWDGVGPIPGFSKSPKGVEMLWHPSVVKPYLTLLAESSNPATLEGSAGSLQNLSAGNWKFAAYIRAAVRKEKGLPILVELLRMDNDRVVSSVATALRNMALDVRNKELIGKYAMRDLVNRLPGGNGPSVLSDETVAAICCALHEVTSKNMENAKALADTGGIEKLVNITKGRGDRSSLKVVKAAAQVLNTLWQYRDLRSIYKKDGWNQSHFITPVSTLERERFKSHPSLSTGNQQMSPVMQSAPSYSAWTILCLLHSVKQLASRSETGLELVRSPTRNRNSWNRCTVALNLVITNALGSTPKLCYMTAFCVKAGGMRVSKKQETGPAEKTTKAAGKEKSRYCSAEPAPLCPRVKVRSAIVSFSKPQNMGVLVTEALSKMSHKIHAAALQVAHQKPQPTLEKFILPKRIYIIQQPRKC
- the PKP4 gene encoding plakophilin-4 isoform X7; the protein is MPAPEQSPMVEEGLPQTAQETSTGPGMEPEATATTILASVKEQELQFQRLTRELEVERQIVANQLERCRLGAESPSVASTSSTEKSFPWRSSDPPPTGVSKPQVSEGVHTNAYDIRTEAEQGTLYSPEQTSLHESEGSVGNSRSSTQMNSYSDSGYQEISSFHNSQNLSKSELRQQHSLVGPTNNHVVRSSRAEGQTSVQPSVNPAPNRVMRRVSSVPSRAQSPSYVVSTGVSPSRGSLRTSLGSGYGSPGVAEQRSLASHGYSSTTLPVQRAASPYAHRPASPSAVRRVGSLTARQANPNGGASQYQTVGRVGSPLALADVQTRVGSPSQTQLGSSSPKRSGMTAVPQHLGTTLQRTIHDVEQYGQQYEIYERMVPPRPDSLTGLRSSYASQHSQLGQELRPAVSPDMHITPIYEGRTFYSPVFRSPNHGTVELHHGSQAALFRTGSGVGNLQRSSSQRSTLTYQRNNYGLPAAFAEPLRAVPFRLPEPGYGRALPAPDGGTTRSPSIDSIHKDPREFAWRDPELPEVIHMLQHQFPSVQANAAAYLQHLCFGDNRVKTEVCRLGGIKHLVDLLDHRVLEVQKNACGALRNLVYGKSTDENKIAMKNVGGIPALLRLLRKSVDAEVKELVTGVLWNLSSCDAVKMTIIRDALSTLTNTVIVPHSGWNSSSFDDDHKIKFQTSLVLRNTTGCLRNLSSAGEEARKQMRSCEGLVDSLLYVIHTCVNTSDYDSKTVENCVCTLRNLSYRLELEVPQARLLGINELDDLLGKESPSKDSEPSCWGKKKKKKKKTSQEDQWDGVGPIPGFSKSPKGVEMLWHPSVVKPYLTLLAESSNPATLEGSAGSLQNLSAGNWKFAAYIRAAVRKEKGLPILVELLRMDNDRVVSSVATALRNMALDVRNKELIGKYAMRDLVNRLPGGNGPSVLSDETVAAICCALHEVTSKNMENAKALADTGGIEKLVNITKGRGDRSSLKVVKAAAQVLNTLWQYRDLRSIYKKDGWNQSHFITPVSTLERERFKSHPSLSTGNQQMSPVMQSVRSSACTAGCWCQPLPPPELLPLRCVGTVDVGT